CCTCGATTGTGCTACTAACCACAGCCTTCAAGGCCAGGGCACCTAGTGTTGCACCTAGGCATTGTGCAGCTATGTAGACTACGGCACGGAACATCGATATAAGGCCGACTAATGCGGCGGAGAACGAGATTATCGGGTTGATGTGGCCACCGGAGACCGGGTGTACGGCAAGCAGGAGAATCGTGATTATTATTGCCGCGAGTACAGACAACACCAGGTTTGGCAATTTGATGTCTGATTGTATGGTCGATATTACAATAGTGTCTAGCATGAACACGAGAACCGCGGTCCCGACGAGCTCCCCGACTGATGCTCGCCACAACTATTatatattttcaagaaattaaagTCAAATAAAAACTATATAAATGCTTTAAATATgaatgtaattgtaattattctTACATCCAAAGTCAAAAGCTCATTCAAGCCCCACATCTCACTTGTTGTTTGCTTTCGAGGATCAATCATCCAAGTCTCTGGACTGCTTAACAACATCAATAAAAAACactcattaaaaaaaagtattacaaatatatatagtggGATATATTCTTGAATAAGGAGTAGTCTCGCCCTCCATACATCCATACACACGgagacatatatatacacacacacacagaaaAACACACACATGTGTGTGTTTGTGGACGAATATCTGGGAAGAATTTGTGGTTACTCTGGAGTAGAGAAGACAGGCGGAATCTTGGTGGCGTTGGATTGGCTTTCTTCATCATCTGCAACTTGTAGACGCTTCCCATTATTtgcagccatgtttttttttcgACAACCTTTTCTTGGCTTAATTTGTTGCCTAATTTTGCCTTAGCTTGGATccaatatatatagacacacgaGTAAGTCTCTTATGATACGATCTTACTTGTTAACTTTACTTATATTTACATAAAACGtaattttttgacataaaaaataatattttccatgtgtgacccaaataaaatatttttctcataaaattgactcgtaagacggtctcacatgaatttttgtatACACACAAATAATGAGATGTAGAGTGACGGAGGGAATAGGGCATTTTAATATAATGACGGATCGAAAGAGTGTTAGCAAAATTAATTGCTTCCATtctcattaaaatatatatatatgaattatattatattataaaatttttgaccctaatagtaattaattatttagaaATATTATATTCCCATAATAGATTACAAAaatgaaatacaataaaaatgATCAAACTTTAACTTCAATAAAAATTACTCCAGAATCAATATATTgtgtaaaaataatatcatataccaaattatattttatattaaaatttaacctACGTCACATCCCAAGAATGGATCGTTATTTATTAACCATGAGGCTCTTAAAGTTTCGCAAATgctttttataaaattatcgTCACAGCATATAaacgacaaaaaaaaaaattatgaagcacaaaaccaaaaaatatatatattaaaagttAACATTCAAAAaactattaaattaaattaaataaatagaaaaatactatttaaaaaaacatttaccttacataaatatttacaacgtaggaaaaatataatttgaacaTTGCTCGCACTGTACTCTCCAATATAAATGtcacaaaaaattatttgagattgtctcacgagtcaattttgtaagacatatatcttattttgattattcatgaaaaaattatttttatgtaaaaaatattttatttttattttaaatatgtgaatAATTGACTCATCTCACGGATAAATATTCATACTTTTGTGTATATTTAGCAAATGAAATTTCATAGAgattgtaataaaaaataaaatgtatatgtgatttttgattcaattattatttatatgtatatctaCATAGACAAGTAATGAATGTGAAAGTTTGACttgttaataaataaataaaataaaagaataataaatatatcagCAAGATGGATGGAGATTCAGTTTGGATATTAAAGGCTGTCACCCCTCAACGTGACCACTATTTCAACGGGTGGGTATCATCCATAGACCAATACTTTTCAAATCAAATGCTTTGATTATTTGTTGAAATAACCTCtttttcaatcattttcttctaaattatTTAGGGCGAGTCTCCTTTTTTTTAGGTTATTATTTAAGAAACGAAGTTGAAACTTGTGACTTTAGGTTCTTTTTTATCCTTTAAATTAATGtgtttctcttttttttaaaaaaaaaatcgataatatattaatttaagagATTGTTTCTCAGGAAATTCGCGCAGCGGAAGATCCTGAATTTGAGTCTTTCTACACCAAAATATTCTATTAAACGAAGGTATTCGTACTTGGATGACAGCTCAAGATTAACCTCATGAAAACCTTTCCAGGCTCCATAATCGaggaatttaaaattaaatacattatattcaGTTCAATGAAAAGTCATTTAGTTTATGACATACTACATAACGAGCTGGTGATACTCTGATTATCAAGTTGTTAGCAAATTGACCTCGGACAGATATATACTATGCTATACCGGGTGTAACACATAGGATGTGACACAATAGCCTTTGGATTAGTGAGTCTCAcatgattttttatattataatgtaTTGATTCAAAGACTACGCTGCACTTGGAGTTTTATACTACAACATATTATCTGCAAGACCTAACATCCTCAATTGATTTTGAACTTGTCTAAAAGTACGTAGAATCTAGTGCACGTAGGATTAATAATTAGGATCTCGTTGGACAAAGCGTACATCCCAAGGACCCGAAGATTAACTTGGTTGATATTGACGTTTCCCATAAGTAATTACACCATATCGatcatagtaaaaaaaaatggtcGGTTTCGAATAAAAGAATTTGTTTTTGGAGGTTATAAGCGGATTTGATTTGAAGAATGTATTTGAAATGAAACTCATCTTATAGGACTAAACGTTTGTCGTTTTACTAAAAGTTATAGTTAGCAGTAacgatgcaactcaaatattttaaaccgcacagtaGCTCAAGCGCAACATTTCGGTTGCTACACCTAACAAGGATAATTATTACACTCAACATATGTATTTCAAATCtatcataattaacatatacTCGAAACAAAAAAGCGAGTTAACTGGCTAGATCATGGGGATTGAAACTCCAAGTATATCCATGCACATGAATCgtctaagagagaaaaaaatgaTATCAACGGACTGGTTTCATCACATGGAGATTGGTGCAATGAGAGAAGAAGCAATTGGTGGAAATGAATGAGAATTATTATTCCTCTTTATTCTCATCGAATAACCCATCCGAGGAGGATAGAAACCGAATCCCAGAGTGTGTACTCGAAACGATAGATGGAAACATGAACACAGTGTTGTGTGCCCCTTTCTCAGCAGATGAAGTCAGGAAAGCGTTGTTCGACATGCACCCAGACAAGTCCCATGGTATTGATGGTATGTCTgtctttctttcaaaaatttagaGACGTCGTTGGTGAAGATGTAAAAAAGGTAATGCTACAGATTTTGAATGAAAGGGCTGATCTTGAGGGATGGAATGAAACCATTGTCACTCTCATTTTGAAGATCAAGCAACCCATGACCATAAAGGATTATCGACCCATTAGTTTATGCAATGTCAATTATAAAATAGTTGCTTGGGCACTAACAAACAGGTTACACTCTATTCTCCACCAGTCAGTGAATGACTACTAGAGTGCATTTATTCAAGGTCGGTTAATCTTTGGTTATATTATCTTGGGCTATGAGACACTGAACTGGATCCGTAGCAGGAAAGGTGTAACGTCCTGAGATCGGGGTTAGTCAACACCGGTGTTGTTTagcaatcacacaatcgaaaacaACAAGTTTCGTAGTACAATATAAACCAAAAATTATTGTATATCATAAATTCCaaagaaaaaacattttctttatAACAGAATAACTTAATATGATATAGATAATGCGAAAGTGTTTTACaacttaaataaaaagtaaacTTAAACTAATGTTCTTGTAAATCACCGACCCCAAAACTGGTCCGACTCTTCTTCTTCGATCTGTCCTTCAGGATTTTTTGGGGAGGGTAAAGTAAAATGGTGAGTGATATAGTCGTGACTCAGTAAGTGAGAGCTGATATAAAAACTGGCCTGACTCTACTTTCCATGGTTtgctgatatcagtccctaatttttacttttctaagggggcgaggccgtatAACTGTTATAATCTCACTGTACAAGGACCATAAACATGTCATATTGGGATTTTCACCCATATTCCAGTTGAATCCTCAAAGTGCTAACACATAAAACATACGATAATCGTATCAAGAATGTGATAGAAGAAGAATTCCACTCGatcgaattttcaaaaaaaacgaaaatgcataaatgaaattcataatttttaaatgagcCCACTTACCTCATATCTGGATGTGGAAGGGTTTCGGGTACTGGGATTTTCGAATTTTCCTTGGATCTGGACTCCAGCAGAGCTTCGCTACTCGACAGAATTTGGAgtgcaaaattttcaaaatttcagcaacATTTGGAGAGCacttttcgaaaatatggatTGTTTGAATGTTGTAAATTTTGACTAGTATAGGGTGGTATTTATAAGCGTGAGTAAAAAATCTTACCATAATTCGTTTTATATTCCTTCCAAAATTTCGAGATAATTATTCCATAATTTcgagaataaaatatttattccaTACTTAAAATTGtgccataaataatttaaaaaacttGTAACTAAGTAttgaatttcgaaattttgctCCTGAACTGGATGGTTGAAAGTAGACTGTTTTCTGATACAGATTCATAATGTATTTAGACTATATTAAAAATTTGCTAGCTTTCTTCTTGAGAAAGCTGTCTTGTATGCAATATTTCCTTCCAATTAGGTTGATATACATACCTGAATTTTGAGTTTACTATGTATTTTGCATTGGATTtcgaatttaatatatttattagctTGGAAAACTTTTTTAATACCATGTATTATTCAATATTTccgaatttattattatttacataattcgaaaataatatcctatacatatatatgatcAGTTAATAATTACAACTCTAAAAAACATTTGGGCTTTCACATCCCTCTCAccttattggaagtttcgtcctcgaaacttgagtcGGCTTGGTCTCCAAACAGTTAGGGATATTCCTTGCACAGGTTCTCTTCAacctcccaagttgcttcttgcTCCGTGTGGTTGGACCATTGAACTTTGACGTATGGAATAACATGTCGCCTAAGCACTTGTTCTTTGGTGTCCATGATTCTGATGAGAATTTCTTCGTACTTCAGTTCTTCTCCCAAGTTACCTTCGATCATGAGTGGTTCTACTTCCAACACGTGACTTGGGTCCGAGATATACTTCTTTAATTGGGACACGTGAAATACATTGTGTATTCTTGACTTTTTTGGCAGTACCGCTAATCTGTATGCCAGCGTGCCCACTTTCTCCAAGATTTCGAAAGGTCCTATATATCGGGGGTTCAGTTTCCCGACTTTATTGAATTTAACATCCCATTTCATAGGCGAGACTTTCAC
This window of the Primulina huaijiensis isolate GDHJ02 chromosome 3, ASM1229523v2, whole genome shotgun sequence genome carries:
- the LOC140972211 gene encoding uncharacterized protein isoform X2; the protein is MAANNGKRLQVADDEESQSNATKIPPVFSTPDPETWMIDPRKQTTSEMWGLNELLTLDLWRASVGELVGTAVLVFMLDTIVISTIQSDIKLPNLVLSVLAAIIITILLLAVHPVSGGHINPIISFSAALVGLISMFRAVVYIAAQCLGATLGALALKAVVSSTIEETFSLGGCTITVIAPGINGPVTIGLRLGQALWLEIFCSFIFLFASIWMAYDHRQASVLGHVLVFTIVGIVLGLLVFVSTTVTTKKGYAGAGMNPARCLGPAIVRGGHLWDGHWVFWAGPTIACAMFYLYTKIIPSQHHKSKAYDHDFFNVMKVTLGSGYLTK
- the LOC140972211 gene encoding uncharacterized protein isoform X1 gives rise to the protein MAANNGKRLQVADDEESQSNATKIPPVFSTPDSPETWMIDPRKQTTSEMWGLNELLTLDLWRASVGELVGTAVLVFMLDTIVISTIQSDIKLPNLVLSVLAAIIITILLLAVHPVSGGHINPIISFSAALVGLISMFRAVVYIAAQCLGATLGALALKAVVSSTIEETFSLGGCTITVIAPGINGPVTIGLRLGQALWLEIFCSFIFLFASIWMAYDHRQASVLGHVLVFTIVGIVLGLLVFVSTTVTTKKGYAGAGMNPARCLGPAIVRGGHLWDGHWVFWAGPTIACAMFYLYTKIIPSQHHKSKAYDHDFFNVMKVTLGSGYLTK